One stretch of Chroococcidiopsis sp. SAG 2025 DNA includes these proteins:
- a CDS encoding ParB N-terminal domain-containing protein has translation MISGNSFVDVVPSAERNCEAVGLPTTVTYLTLNEIRRDGGTQPRAAIDLKHVKLLEEQMEDGQELEPVTVFYDGESYWLADGYHRYSAHHNRELDAIACVIHQGTRRDAVLYSVGANAENKPALPRSREDKRRALMTLLQDPEWGQWSNYSIAKTCRVNEKTVRNLRSSLTTEIRSEKSTRIYKTKHGTTATMTTASIGKPHSTRLPDRHCVKCDSTAQVKDNEQKRFVVGDAEGGSLRDHRVVVTDDHPLFPNRSGIISQIPNPNAAVVELDTGERELLALKYLRPAIAPHLKLNVGGLVEIHAPDNDKLDGRMGRIASVTQYSVEVWLRDLKTMTMHGLSLKPQQAIPLPSEQEPQMQEISNRLTKLRSCQLDPFEQEILSLLERPVILTPTELEYLTQIEKRYGTVSN, from the coding sequence ATGATTAGCGGCAATTCTTTTGTTGATGTTGTTCCTAGCGCCGAGCGTAATTGTGAGGCAGTTGGGCTACCGACAACGGTAACTTATTTGACACTGAATGAAATCCGCCGTGACGGGGGGACGCAGCCGAGAGCCGCCATTGACCTCAAGCACGTTAAGTTACTGGAAGAACAAATGGAAGACGGGCAAGAACTAGAACCCGTGACAGTGTTCTACGATGGCGAGTCGTATTGGCTAGCCGATGGCTATCATCGTTATTCTGCTCATCATAATCGAGAACTTGATGCAATCGCTTGCGTCATTCATCAAGGTACGAGACGCGATGCCGTCCTTTACTCGGTTGGAGCTAATGCCGAGAACAAACCCGCACTCCCCCGCTCTCGGGAAGATAAGCGCCGTGCCTTGATGACTCTACTTCAAGATCCCGAATGGGGACAGTGGAGCAACTACAGTATTGCCAAGACTTGCCGAGTGAACGAGAAAACCGTGCGGAATCTCCGCTCCTCTCTCACTACGGAAATCCGTAGTGAGAAATCGACTCGGATTTATAAAACCAAGCACGGTACAACTGCGACGATGACTACTGCCAGTATCGGCAAGCCGCACTCAACTCGATTGCCCGATCGCCATTGCGTAAAGTGTGACTCCACTGCTCAAGTGAAAGATAACGAACAAAAAAGATTTGTTGTGGGCGATGCCGAAGGCGGTTCGCTCCGCGACCATCGCGTTGTGGTGACGGACGACCATCCCCTGTTTCCCAATCGCTCTGGTATAATCTCTCAAATACCTAACCCTAATGCTGCTGTTGTGGAACTAGATACGGGAGAACGAGAATTGCTTGCCCTCAAATACTTAAGACCTGCAATCGCTCCACATTTAAAGCTCAATGTGGGTGGACTAGTAGAAATTCACGCTCCAGACAACGACAAGCTCGACGGTCGCATGGGGCGTATTGCCTCTGTGACACAATACAGCGTCGAGGTGTGGCTGCGCGATCTAAAAACGATGACGATGCACGGCTTGAGCTTGAAACCTCAGCAAGCAATCCCTTTGCCATCGGAACAAGAGCCGCAGATGCAAGAAATAAGCAATCGCCTGACCAAACTGCGCTCGTGCCAACTCGACCCATTTGAGCAAGAGATCTTGTCATTGTTAGAGCGTCCTGTCATTCTCACTCCAACCGAGTTGGAATACCTCACCCAGATCGAGAAGCGTTACGGAACTGTGTCGAATTAA